The following are from one region of the Chloroflexota bacterium genome:
- a CDS encoding SDR family oxidoreductase yields the protein MNLQDLTKMYDFSGKTVAVTGGAGILCSEMAVALVGCKANVAILDLSPELGRKLVQRIEQIGGDIGRAVYVPVNVLERKSLQQANEAIHKEFGRLDMLVNGAGGNKPTATTSKELSFFDLPDDALKFVFDLNIIGTILPSQVFGKSLAEQKEGVILNVSSMNALRPLTRVLAYSAAKAGVSNFTQWLAVHMAQEYSPNIRVNAIAPGFFLTEQNRYLLTEKETGALTERGQAIIAHTPMARFGTPEDLLGAVLWLLSPASAFVSGTVIPIDGAFSAFSGV from the coding sequence ATGAACCTACAAGACCTTACTAAAATGTACGATTTTTCCGGCAAGACGGTTGCCGTCACCGGCGGCGCGGGAATTTTGTGCAGCGAGATGGCGGTGGCGCTCGTCGGCTGCAAAGCGAACGTCGCGATTTTGGATCTTTCGCCCGAACTGGGGCGGAAACTAGTCCAACGCATCGAGCAAATTGGCGGCGACATCGGTCGTGCGGTGTACGTTCCAGTCAATGTGCTGGAGCGCAAGTCGTTGCAGCAGGCGAACGAAGCCATCCACAAGGAATTTGGGCGACTCGACATGCTCGTCAATGGCGCGGGCGGCAACAAGCCGACGGCGACGACGAGCAAGGAGTTGTCGTTCTTTGATTTGCCGGACGACGCGCTCAAATTTGTGTTCGATCTCAACATCATCGGCACGATTTTGCCGTCCCAGGTTTTCGGCAAATCGCTCGCGGAACAAAAAGAAGGCGTCATCCTCAACGTCTCTTCGATGAACGCACTTCGCCCACTCACGCGCGTACTCGCGTACTCGGCGGCGAAAGCGGGCGTCAGCAACTTTACACAATGGCTTGCCGTGCACATGGCGCAAGAGTACTCGCCAAACATTCGCGTCAACGCGATTGCGCCCGGCTTTTTCCTCACCGAGCAAAATCGTTACCTGCTCACCGAGAAAGAAACCGGCGCGCTGACCGAACGCGGACAAGCGATCATCGCGCACACGCCGATGGCGCGCTTTGGCACGCCGGAAGATTTGCTCGGCGCGGTATTGTGGTTGCTCTCGCCCGCGTCCGCGTTCGTGTCCGGCACGGTCATTCCGATTGACGGCGCGTTCAGCGCCTTTAGCGGAGTGTAA
- a CDS encoding glucosamine-6-phosphate deaminase, whose product MTSQPVRETVVDQLRVSVFQSNAEMGAAAAVAATEIITRALGERGEANVILATGNSQLSFLAALRGTQGMDWSKVNVFHMDEYIGIDPNHPASFPNFLRKNFLSVVKVKRFFPVSAHVGGIEEAMSEYARWLHANPADLCVLGYGENGHLAFNDPPYADFNDPVWVKVVKLDVVSRKQQVAEGHFDLLDEVPTHAVTLTIPALLAAKRVLALVPEKRKANAVKRALTGAISEDCPGSILRRAPHAHLFLDVDSAGTSVQ is encoded by the coding sequence ATGACAAGTCAACCTGTTCGTGAAACGGTGGTTGACCAATTACGCGTCAGTGTGTTTCAATCGAATGCCGAGATGGGCGCCGCCGCGGCGGTCGCCGCCACCGAAATTATTACGCGCGCACTGGGTGAACGCGGCGAGGCGAACGTGATTCTCGCGACCGGCAATTCGCAATTGTCGTTTCTCGCGGCGTTGCGCGGAACGCAAGGGATGGATTGGAGCAAGGTCAATGTGTTTCACATGGACGAGTACATCGGCATTGATCCGAATCACCCGGCAAGTTTCCCCAACTTTTTACGGAAGAATTTTTTGAGCGTTGTTAAAGTGAAAAGATTCTTCCCGGTTTCAGCGCACGTGGGCGGCATCGAAGAAGCGATGTCCGAGTACGCGCGTTGGCTCCATGCCAACCCGGCAGATTTGTGTGTCCTGGGGTACGGCGAGAATGGTCATCTCGCGTTCAACGATCCGCCGTACGCGGATTTCAACGATCCCGTCTGGGTCAAGGTTGTGAAACTCGATGTCGTGTCGCGCAAGCAGCAAGTCGCCGAAGGACACTTTGATTTGCTCGACGAGGTGCCGACGCACGCGGTTACGCTGACGATTCCCGCGTTGCTCGCGGCGAAACGCGTGCTCGCGCTCGTGCCGGAGAAACGCAAAGCGAACGCGGTTAAGCGCGCGCTCACCGGCGCGATCAGCGAAGATTGCCCCGGCTCGATTTTGCGTCGCGCGCCACACGCTCATTTGTTTCTCGATGTGGACTCGGCTGGAACCAGTGTTCAGTGA
- a CDS encoding class I SAM-dependent methyltransferase, with the protein MTDSVFGKTINSPGDLKYGNWIRKKVLVVLSLGVVGFGILAVLPLPPIFRVIAGIFCAILFVSFLYPLYAYYLFSPKGGNLQDKFYNLIIASLGDQVKGSALDIGSGNGVLAVRLAQRHPVQVVGMDYWGKNWEYSRTICEENARIGGVSARVHFSKGDAASLDFADGSFDAVVSNLTFHEVKSARQKTDVVREALRVLKPSGMFAFVDYFYDSQYYGDISEFQNFLQHLDLARAQVKPLREVMPIPRVLLHPKILGKVGIVYGAK; encoded by the coding sequence GTGACAGATTCGGTTTTTGGAAAAACGATTAATTCGCCGGGAGATCTCAAGTACGGAAATTGGATTCGCAAAAAAGTTCTTGTCGTGCTGAGTCTCGGTGTGGTTGGTTTTGGCATTTTGGCAGTCTTGCCATTGCCTCCGATTTTTCGCGTGATCGCCGGAATTTTTTGTGCGATCCTGTTCGTCAGCTTTCTGTATCCACTCTATGCTTACTATTTATTCTCACCAAAAGGCGGAAACCTGCAAGACAAATTTTACAATTTGATCATCGCCAGTTTGGGCGATCAGGTGAAAGGCAGTGCGCTGGATATCGGTAGTGGGAATGGCGTTCTTGCCGTTCGACTTGCGCAGCGACATCCGGTTCAAGTGGTGGGGATGGATTATTGGGGTAAGAACTGGGAGTATTCGCGAACGATTTGCGAAGAGAATGCGCGGATTGGTGGAGTGTCCGCGCGTGTTCATTTTAGCAAGGGCGATGCCGCGTCGCTCGATTTTGCGGATGGCTCGTTTGATGCCGTCGTGAGCAATCTCACGTTCCACGAAGTCAAATCCGCGCGCCAGAAAACGGATGTGGTGCGCGAGGCGTTGCGTGTTCTCAAGCCGAGTGGGATGTTTGCATTTGTGGATTATTTTTACGACAGCCAATACTATGGCGACATTTCAGAGTTTCAAAATTTTCTTCAACACTTGGATCTAGCAAGGGCGCAAGTCAAACCGCTGAGAGAGGTAATGCCGATCCCGCGTGTATTGTTGCATCCCAAGATATTGGGCAAAGTTGGAATTGTGTATGGTGCAAAATAG
- a CDS encoding diguanylate cyclase, producing MTKNSWVDEFPGAITVSDRDGVILEMNAKSAQTFAADGGGKLIGTNMLLCHPEPARTKLQNLLDSPRANVYTIEKNGVKKLIYQTPWYQDGKCMGLVELALEIPFDLPHFVRQ from the coding sequence ATGACGAAAAATTCCTGGGTAGACGAATTTCCCGGCGCAATCACGGTGTCGGATCGCGACGGCGTGATTCTCGAAATGAACGCCAAGTCGGCGCAAACCTTCGCGGCGGACGGTGGCGGAAAACTGATTGGCACGAACATGTTGCTGTGCCATCCCGAACCGGCGCGGACGAAACTGCAAAATTTACTCGACTCGCCGCGCGCGAATGTGTACACGATTGAAAAGAACGGCGTCAAGAAATTGATCTACCAAACGCCGTGGTATCAAGACGGCAAGTGCATGGGCTTGGTCGAGTTGGCGCTGGAGATTCCATTCGATCTGCCGCACTTTGTCCGGCAATAG
- a CDS encoding cupin domain-containing protein: MSKLFDESTLEWQPVRPDVANGVFGKILQDGKIKVVLTRVAPGGKFNSHRDAYAHLFYFLSGQGMVRVGDQQSAAHAGVVVRVEAGEEHAYENTGMEDLMLLSLNLPAS, encoded by the coding sequence GTGAGCAAATTATTCGACGAGTCAACACTTGAATGGCAACCGGTGCGACCCGATGTGGCGAATGGCGTGTTTGGCAAAATATTGCAGGATGGAAAAATCAAAGTGGTGTTGACACGTGTTGCGCCCGGCGGTAAATTCAATTCGCATCGCGATGCGTACGCGCACCTGTTTTACTTTCTGAGCGGTCAAGGTATGGTGCGCGTCGGCGATCAGCAATCAGCCGCGCACGCCGGTGTGGTCGTGCGCGTCGAAGCGGGCGAGGAGCACGCGTACGAAAATACCGGCATGGAAGATTTGATGTTACTGTCGCTCAATTTACCGGCATCCTAA
- a CDS encoding nucleoside 2-deoxyribosyltransferase — MNIFLSIKYHADQSNRAHIEKILAALECDGNSATCIVRDVEAWGAHTFDARELMRRTFEAIDASDVVVVDLAEKGVGVGIEAGYAFAKKIPIVVIAPRGADVSETLRGIAQRVIEYDVLVGQVSNLPIANWKFAPHFQEELNL; from the coding sequence ATGAATATTTTTCTTTCGATCAAGTATCACGCCGATCAATCGAATCGCGCGCACATCGAAAAGATTCTCGCCGCACTCGAATGCGATGGCAATTCGGCGACCTGCATCGTGCGCGATGTCGAGGCGTGGGGCGCACACACGTTTGACGCGCGCGAGTTGATGCGACGCACGTTCGAAGCGATTGACGCGAGCGATGTGGTGGTTGTGGATTTAGCGGAAAAGGGTGTAGGCGTCGGTATCGAAGCGGGGTACGCGTTTGCCAAGAAAATTCCGATTGTCGTCATTGCGCCGCGCGGTGCGGATGTTTCGGAAACGTTACGCGGTATCGCGCAGCGCGTCATCGAGTACGATGTACTTGTAGGGCAAGTTTCCAACTTGCCCATCGCAAATTGGAAGTTTGCGCCACATTTTCAGGAGGAGTTGAATCTGTGA
- a CDS encoding DUF362 domain-containing protein translates to MPSQVYFGSARQTRLEAKETLPAKLDLILERLRLRERVKDEIVALKMHTGNNIGYSTVHPVFVRKVVQAIKDGGGKPFITDVSWDVRGAETRGYTAESVGCPIYPSAGVDEKYFYAHARPYKNIQQWKVAGMIQDATFLVNLSHAKGHPSCSYGGAFKNLALGCMIGETRSAMHDAMHYDRYWFADKCPDEESRKRIVAACPHAAIVEDKDHPGDLHLHMEQCNQCGRCLQVAPPGSLYLNAVNFHTFQEACANSADIALSTFKPGKVTHIVLATHMTPVCDCFGFTSMPILPDVGVFGSDDIVALDQAVLDAMAQTRLIEENIPTSMEVHTREGHPLRWLHGPHKDPYVVTRVGEVLGLGSREYELVDVLPVEQFVRPSVAYIPAQ, encoded by the coding sequence ATGCCAAGTCAAGTCTATTTTGGATCGGCGCGGCAGACGCGACTCGAAGCGAAGGAAACGCTACCAGCGAAACTTGATTTGATTCTCGAACGCTTGCGTCTGCGCGAACGCGTCAAAGATGAAATCGTCGCGCTCAAAATGCACACCGGCAACAACATCGGCTATTCGACCGTGCATCCGGTTTTCGTGCGTAAAGTCGTGCAGGCGATCAAGGATGGCGGCGGCAAGCCGTTCATCACCGATGTGAGCTGGGACGTGCGCGGCGCGGAAACGCGCGGCTATACTGCCGAATCGGTCGGCTGTCCGATTTATCCATCCGCCGGGGTGGATGAAAAATACTTTTACGCGCACGCGCGACCGTACAAAAATATCCAACAGTGGAAAGTCGCCGGCATGATTCAGGATGCGACCTTCCTCGTGAATCTATCGCATGCCAAAGGGCATCCCTCGTGCAGTTACGGCGGCGCGTTCAAAAACCTCGCGCTCGGGTGCATGATCGGCGAGACGCGCAGCGCGATGCACGACGCGATGCACTATGATCGCTACTGGTTCGCGGACAAGTGCCCCGATGAAGAATCGCGCAAGCGCATCGTCGCCGCGTGCCCGCACGCGGCGATTGTCGAGGACAAGGATCATCCCGGCGATTTGCATTTGCACATGGAGCAATGCAATCAATGCGGGCGCTGCCTCCAGGTCGCGCCGCCGGGCAGTCTATACCTTAACGCGGTGAACTTTCACACTTTTCAGGAAGCGTGCGCGAACAGCGCGGACATCGCGCTCTCGACATTCAAGCCGGGCAAAGTCACACATATCGTTCTCGCTACGCACATGACACCCGTGTGCGATTGTTTCGGATTCACGAGCATGCCGATTTTGCCGGACGTGGGCGTGTTCGGCTCGGATGATATTGTTGCGCTCGACCAAGCCGTACTCGACGCGATGGCGCAGACGCGCCTCATCGAAGAAAATATCCCGACCTCGATGGAGGTGCACACGCGCGAAGGACATCCGTTGCGTTGGCTGCACGGACCACACAAAGATCCGTACGTCGTTACGCGCGTCGGCGAAGTGTTGGGGCTAGGTTCGCGCGAGTATGAACTCGTGGATGTGTTGCCGGTCGAACAATTCGTGCGTCCATCGGTTGCATACATCCCGGCGCAGTGA
- a CDS encoding MaoC family dehydratase N-terminal domain-containing protein, with amino-acid sequence MTAAKFSAVCGQPSAVNSIEESVNEFPVQIGNETTFSKTVSESDVYLFAGITGDLSPNHVNEEAMRGTQYGRRIAHGALLVGYMSNCSTALCARLDTPGETAVSLGYDRIRFIAPVFIGDTITVTYRVTEIDAVKRQSKADVRVTARGELCAVATHILRWVPNR; translated from the coding sequence ATGACCGCCGCAAAATTTTCGGCGGTCTGCGGTCAGCCGTCGGCGGTCAATTCGATAGAGGAAAGTGTGAACGAATTCCCAGTTCAGATCGGCAACGAGACCACATTTTCAAAAACAGTTTCAGAATCGGATGTCTATTTGTTCGCCGGCATCACCGGCGATCTGTCGCCGAATCACGTCAATGAAGAAGCGATGCGCGGCACGCAATACGGTCGCCGCATCGCGCACGGCGCGTTGCTCGTCGGCTACATGTCGAATTGCTCGACCGCATTGTGCGCACGGCTCGATACGCCGGGCGAAACGGCGGTGTCGCTCGGCTATGATCGCATCCGCTTTATCGCGCCGGTGTTTATCGGCGACACGATCACGGTCACGTATCGCGTTACGGAGATTGATGCGGTCAAGCGCCAATCGAAAGCGGACGTGCGCGTGACCGCGCGCGGCGAGTTGTGCGCGGTGGCAACCCACATCTTGCGCTGGGTGCCGAATCGTTAG
- a CDS encoding enoyl-CoA hydratase/isomerase family protein — translation MTDVQVLFQIQDSIATITLNRPDKLNAISLAMLEQLEASVAALEKNRDVRAVIINGAGERAFSVGADIKEWEQVIADDPIAMWRAWDRPGHRVFDRLARLHLPTIAAINGFAFGGGLELALAADLRIASDTAEFAFPEAKIGTQPGWAGSQRLPALIGVARAKQMIFTGARVKSDVAVLWGLVNEVAHHDQAMNRAREIANQIASNAPLAVQFAKAIIDAGAGQGVEIALEGLAAALGATTQDGKEGPASFREKRAPKFIGR, via the coding sequence ATGACTGATGTCCAAGTCCTTTTCCAAATCCAAGATTCCATCGCGACGATCACGCTGAATCGTCCCGACAAGTTGAACGCGATTTCGCTGGCGATGCTCGAGCAACTCGAAGCGAGCGTCGCCGCGCTCGAAAAGAATCGCGATGTGCGCGCGGTGATTATCAACGGCGCAGGCGAACGCGCATTCAGCGTTGGCGCGGACATCAAAGAGTGGGAGCAGGTCATCGCGGATGATCCCATCGCGATGTGGCGCGCGTGGGATCGTCCGGGGCATCGCGTATTTGATCGGCTCGCGCGTTTGCACCTGCCGACGATTGCCGCGATCAACGGTTTCGCGTTCGGCGGCGGACTCGAACTGGCGCTCGCGGCAGATTTGCGAATCGCGTCCGACACTGCCGAGTTTGCGTTTCCCGAAGCCAAGATCGGCACTCAACCGGGATGGGCAGGTTCGCAACGATTGCCCGCGCTCATCGGCGTCGCGCGCGCCAAGCAAATGATTTTCACCGGTGCGCGCGTCAAATCCGATGTCGCCGTGTTGTGGGGCTTGGTCAATGAGGTTGCGCATCACGATCAGGCGATGAATCGCGCGCGCGAGATCGCCAATCAAATTGCATCGAACGCGCCGCTCGCAGTGCAATTCGCCAAGGCGATCATTGATGCGGGCGCAGGGCAGGGTGTTGAGATCGCGCTCGAAGGACTAGCCGCCGCGCTTGGCGCGACGACCCAGGATGGCAAAGAGGGACCGGCGTCGTTCCGCGAAAAACGCGCGCCAAAATTTATCGGACGATGA
- a CDS encoding acyl CoA:acetate/3-ketoacid CoA transferase: MSRVQIISAEQAATLIPNDSIVAISSSSGLHCPDAILNAIGERFVQTGEPNNLTTFHPIASGDMYGIAGIDHLAKPGLLKRAIAGSYPSGPSSLPSPKIWQMINANQVEAYNFPSGILFHMLREAAAKRPGVLTQVGLDTFIDPRRHGGRMNACTPPDIVRVVEFDGQEWLYFKAMQPDVAIIRGTTADEFGNISMEHEGAYLGAYDVALAARNHHGVVIAQVKRLTTAGALHPQAVRVPGILVDYVVVVPDQWQTTQTPYDPAISGETRRPLTEFQPLPFDTDKIIARRAAMTLREYEAVNLGFGISALVPEILLEEGLHGQVTWVIEQGAVGGLPLTGFPFGCAVNAEAIVASPDQFTYFHGAGFDRSLLSFMQVDRDGNVNVSRLAARPHVTAGAGGFIDITAHGRRLVFSGYFTAGGLDLAIENGALRIVKEGKARKFTPQVEHVTFSGRRAREQGQDVTYITERCVMRLEPEGLTVIEIAPGIHLERDVLAQSDIPLRVSPELRTMDARLFRPERMGLVLADSR; the protein is encoded by the coding sequence ATGTCTCGCGTTCAAATCATTTCCGCTGAACAGGCGGCAACGTTGATTCCCAACGATTCTATTGTTGCAATCAGTTCATCGTCCGGCTTGCACTGCCCCGACGCGATTCTTAACGCGATTGGCGAACGATTCGTACAAACCGGCGAGCCGAATAATCTCACAACCTTTCATCCGATTGCATCCGGCGATATGTACGGTATCGCCGGGATTGACCATCTTGCCAAACCTGGGTTGCTCAAGCGCGCGATTGCGGGATCGTACCCCAGCGGTCCATCTTCGCTGCCTTCGCCGAAAATTTGGCAGATGATCAACGCGAACCAGGTCGAAGCGTACAACTTTCCAAGCGGTATTCTGTTTCACATGCTGCGCGAAGCTGCGGCGAAACGCCCCGGCGTCTTGACCCAGGTCGGACTCGACACGTTTATTGATCCGCGTCGTCACGGCGGTCGGATGAACGCTTGCACGCCGCCAGACATTGTGCGCGTCGTCGAATTCGATGGGCAAGAGTGGCTCTACTTCAAAGCGATGCAGCCGGATGTCGCGATTATTCGCGGCACAACGGCGGACGAGTTCGGCAATATCTCGATGGAGCACGAAGGCGCGTATCTGGGTGCGTACGATGTCGCGCTCGCGGCGCGCAATCATCACGGTGTCGTCATCGCGCAAGTCAAGCGGTTGACGACCGCCGGCGCGTTGCATCCGCAAGCGGTGCGCGTGCCCGGCATTCTCGTGGATTACGTTGTCGTTGTGCCCGACCAATGGCAGACGACGCAAACGCCGTACGATCCCGCGATTAGCGGCGAAACGCGGCGACCGCTCACCGAATTTCAACCGCTCCCGTTCGACACAGACAAAATCATCGCGCGGCGCGCGGCGATGACGTTGCGCGAGTATGAAGCGGTGAACCTGGGTTTCGGAATTTCCGCGCTCGTGCCGGAGATTTTGCTCGAAGAAGGTTTGCATGGTCAAGTGACCTGGGTCATCGAGCAAGGCGCGGTCGGCGGATTGCCGCTCACCGGTTTTCCGTTCGGTTGCGCGGTCAACGCCGAAGCGATTGTCGCGTCGCCCGATCAGTTCACGTACTTTCACGGCGCGGGCTTTGATCGTAGTCTCTTGTCATTCATGCAAGTGGACCGTGACGGCAACGTGAATGTCTCGCGTCTCGCCGCGCGTCCGCATGTCACCGCCGGCGCGGGTGGATTCATTGACATCACCGCGCACGGTCGGCGCTTGGTGTTCAGCGGCTATTTCACCGCGGGCGGTCTCGACCTTGCGATTGAAAACGGCGCGTTGCGAATTGTGAAAGAGGGCAAGGCGCGCAAGTTCACGCCCCAGGTCGAACACGTCACGTTCAGCGGTCGCCGCGCGCGCGAACAAGGACAAGACGTGACATACATCACCGAGCGTTGCGTGATGCGACTCGAACCTGAAGGGCTTACTGTTATCGAAATCGCGCCGGGCATCCATCTCGAACGCGATGTGCTCGCTCAATCCGATATTCCACTGCGCGTTAGTCCGGAGTTGCGAACGATGGACGCGCGATTGTTCCGACCTGAGCGAATGGGCTTGGTGTTGGCGGATAGCAGATAG
- a CDS encoding dipeptide ABC transporter ATP-binding protein: protein MTNANPTPLLEVKNLKKYFPIRKGFFRKTVGNVRAVDDVSFFVNEGETLGLVGESGCGKTTTSRCILRALVPTSGEMIFRAQDGNAVDLAKLNRRELRPLRPQMQMIFQDPYGSLNPRMTLFDIVGEPMLVNGVPNRKERVERVAELLRLVGLRPEYMQRYPHAFSGGQRQRIGIARALSVNPRLVVADEPVSALDVSVQAQILNLLLDLQKRLNLTYLFVAHNLSVVKHICDRVAVMYVGKLVEMAPTNELYRAPKHPYTAALMSAVPVADPRIKTGNVELKGEVPSPANPPSGCYFHPRCEYAVDQCRQDAPVFREIKPNHFVACHRADELQLPGIA, encoded by the coding sequence ATGACAAACGCAAATCCAACCCCGCTCCTCGAAGTGAAGAATCTCAAAAAGTATTTTCCGATTCGCAAAGGATTTTTTCGCAAGACGGTTGGCAATGTCCGTGCGGTAGACGATGTAAGTTTCTTTGTCAACGAAGGTGAAACGCTCGGTCTGGTCGGCGAAAGTGGTTGCGGCAAGACCACGACTTCGCGGTGCATTTTGCGCGCGCTGGTTCCCACCAGCGGAGAAATGATCTTTCGCGCGCAAGACGGCAACGCGGTTGACTTGGCGAAATTGAATCGCCGCGAACTGCGACCACTACGTCCGCAAATGCAGATGATTTTCCAAGACCCGTACGGGTCGCTCAATCCGCGCATGACGCTGTTCGACATCGTGGGCGAACCGATGTTGGTCAACGGAGTACCGAATCGCAAAGAGCGCGTCGAACGTGTCGCCGAATTGCTGCGTCTGGTCGGCTTGCGACCGGAGTACATGCAACGTTATCCGCACGCGTTCAGCGGCGGTCAGCGTCAGCGTATCGGCATCGCGCGCGCGTTGTCGGTGAATCCGCGGCTCGTCGTCGCGGACGAACCGGTTTCCGCGCTTGACGTTTCGGTGCAGGCGCAGATTTTGAACTTGTTGCTTGATCTGCAAAAGCGGTTGAATCTCACGTACTTGTTCGTCGCGCATAACTTGAGCGTTGTCAAACACATCTGCGACCGCGTCGCGGTGATGTACGTCGGCAAGTTGGTCGAGATGGCGCCGACGAACGAATTGTATCGCGCGCCCAAGCATCCGTACACCGCGGCGTTAATGTCCGCTGTGCCGGTCGCCGACCCGCGCATCAAAACGGGGAACGTCGAACTCAAAGGCGAGGTGCCCAGTCCGGCGAATCCGCCATCGGGCTGTTATTTTCATCCACGCTGCGAGTACGCCGTGGACCAGTGTCGCCAGGACGCGCCGGTGTTCCGCGAAATCAAACCGAATCACTTTGTCGCGTGCCACCGCGCAGATGAGTTGCAACTGCCGGGGATTGCCTAA
- a CDS encoding ABC transporter ATP-binding protein → MNNSTQPLLSVRDLQVHFFMDEGVVKAVDGVTFQVHAGQVFGIVGESGCGKSVTMKAVLRIVEPPGKIVNGEILLRRASKHDGSRDEVIDLAKFEPNGKAMRSIRGAEIALIPQEPMAAFSPVHTVGDQIIEAIVLHQAVNHREARKIALQMFKDVGIPMPEQRLDEYSWQLSGGLRQRAIIAMALSCNPRLLIADEPTTAVDVTTQAQVLRLLRRLQQDRNAAIIFITHDLGVIAQTASYVMVMYLGLVMEEGPVDDIFHAPKHPYTQALLRSIPTINMTPRVILPTISGSIPHPFNKPRGCPFHPRCPKFMQGKCDVRTPMLQPIGDNQLVSCFLYHDAEVAA, encoded by the coding sequence ATGAATAACTCAACTCAACCTTTACTTTCGGTGCGCGACCTCCAGGTGCACTTTTTTATGGACGAAGGCGTCGTCAAGGCAGTTGATGGTGTGACGTTTCAAGTCCACGCCGGTCAGGTTTTCGGTATTGTGGGTGAAAGCGGTTGCGGCAAAAGCGTGACGATGAAAGCGGTGTTGCGCATCGTCGAGCCGCCGGGCAAAATCGTCAATGGTGAAATCTTGTTGCGGCGCGCGTCCAAACACGATGGATCGCGTGACGAAGTGATTGACTTGGCTAAATTCGAACCGAATGGCAAAGCGATGCGTTCGATTCGCGGCGCGGAAATCGCGCTGATCCCGCAAGAACCGATGGCGGCGTTCAGCCCGGTGCATACGGTTGGCGACCAAATCATCGAAGCGATTGTGCTGCATCAGGCGGTCAATCACCGCGAGGCGCGCAAGATCGCCTTGCAGATGTTCAAAGATGTCGGCATTCCCATGCCGGAACAGCGGCTCGACGAATATTCGTGGCAACTCAGCGGCGGCTTGCGCCAACGCGCGATCATCGCGATGGCGCTCTCGTGCAATCCGCGTTTGCTCATCGCCGACGAACCGACGACGGCGGTGGATGTGACGACGCAGGCGCAGGTACTGCGTCTTCTGCGCCGACTTCAACAGGATCGCAACGCCGCAATTATTTTCATTACGCATGATCTCGGCGTGATTGCACAGACGGCGAGTTACGTGATGGTGATGTACCTGGGATTGGTGATGGAGGAGGGACCCGTGGATGACATTTTTCACGCGCCCAAGCATCCATACACCCAGGCGCTCTTGCGCTCGATTCCAACGATCAACATGACGCCGCGCGTGATCCTGCCGACGATCAGCGGCTCGATTCCGCATCCATTCAACAAACCGCGCGGGTGCCCGTTCCATCCGCGCTGCCCCAAATTTATGCAAGGGAAATGCGACGTGCGCACGCCGATGTTGCAGCCGATCGGAGATAATCAGTTGGTCAGTTGTTTCTTGTATCACGACGCGGAGGTGGCAGCATGA